A genomic stretch from Theobroma cacao cultivar B97-61/B2 chromosome 4, Criollo_cocoa_genome_V2, whole genome shotgun sequence includes:
- the LOC18603103 gene encoding uncharacterized protein LOC18603103 — MSSLGTSKGILEIAKFGLYVTIPIVLMYTFANNTKNLQKVMGNRSYVVYPPEGPRPPSPEELREMARELARKKNIR, encoded by the exons atgtctTCTTTAGGCACTTCAAAGGGTATTCTTGAAATCGCCAAATTTGGTCTCTATGTTACAATCCCAATTGTTCTTATGTACACTTTCGCCAACAACACCAAGAATCTCCAGAAAGTTATGGGAAAT CGCTCCTATGTGGTATATCCTCCAGAGGGACCAAGACCTCCATCACCAGAGGAATTGAGGGAGATGGCACGGGAGCTAGCtaggaagaaaaatattcgCTGA
- the LOC18603102 gene encoding U-box domain-containing protein 43, whose product MAMELIPIGTILAVVTNQVIKTAQAAKDVVIEKDSFKVLAKHLFDIEPVLKELQLQQLNDSQAARLALESLEADVKKANNLVEKYKNRGRFYLLVKCRHIVNEVQEVTRDIGRSLASLSIANTEVLSGISDQVNRLQSEMQRVEFETSHSQLQIVDKLNQGLRDQKRDQGFANDMLEEIARAVGVPVEPSEISKELASFRREIEEAGNRKERAEVLFLEQVIELLSQADAARDYEEMKKQYFQRAQVIERYDATKEDIPPLKSFICRISGTVMVDPVSLCTGTTCERAAIEAQFDCGQKTDPETGDVLEVTSLRSNLPLRQSIEEWRELNYCLKIRACEAKLSSGVDSSVLEALNQMQDLIRENTINKDWISIGGLTDSIISILGSSHNREVKKKILIILKDLVEGHARNKEKVTEHQGLDHIVPCLGRDRSISMAAVELLYELLQDRSNWNVSVCHQLSQKCSGILFLVTLLKGPVRESAEYAEKILNKLFDVDEENISRAARSGWYKPLIDRIVQGPESSRMSMMKALVTMELVDSNLKLLGEEGIMPSLLSMVDSGNLESKELSLSVLVKLSGCRANKELIAAAGGVPLVLKLMFSPHVRAILIFRCSEIVEKLSSEGDGVKFFVDEKGVPLEMEPIIIDLLALQQNVNSSNNYRRPALRALLGICKSEAGLVKTAVLTANGVSLVLPLLDDPDSVVREISINLLFLFSQHELQGVVEYLLKPKRLEALVGFLENGNNSDVQMAAAGLLANLPKSEVPLTMKLIELDGLHAIINLLKSGTMEAKEHALSALFRFTDPNNVESQRIVVQQGAYPLLVSFLRVGTVTAKARAAALIGNLSMSSPKLTIVSKKTGCWCFRTSRVPLCPAHGGICNVEDSFCLLEAKALPYLVKLLHEEVEATAYEAIQTVSTLVQDSCLQKGVNVLHEAEAIKPVLEILSWGTDSLKEEALGLLEKVFVSREMVENYGSKARYLLVGLTGRNVNDDGRPGRKVAKVLSLLERYSKSSTSIIPGLF is encoded by the exons ATGGCGATGGAACTCATACCGATTGGGACCATCTTAGCTGTGGTAACAAACCAGGTAATTAAAACAGCTCAGGCTGCAAAGGATGTTGTAATTGAGAAGGATAGTTTCAAGGTCCTCGCAAAGCATCTCTTTGATATTGAGCCTGTTTTAAAAGAATTGCAGCTTCAACAACTGAATGATTCTCAAGCAGCAAGACTAGCTCTGGAGTCTCTGGAAGCAGATGTCAAGAAGGCAAATAACTTGGTTGAGAAATACAAAAATCGAGGCCGTTTCTACTTACTTGTCAAGTGCCGGCACATTGTTAATGAGGTGCAAGAAGTTACAAGGGATATTGGAAGGTCTTTGGCTTCATTGTCCATTGCAAATACTGAAGTACTTTCAGGGATATCTGATCAGGTCAATAGGCTACAAAGTGAGATGCAAAGAGTAGAATTCGAGACTTCACATTCTCAACTCCAAATTGTTGACAAATTAAACCAGGGTCTTAGGGATCAGAAACGTGACCAGGGTTTTGCAAATGACATGCTTGAAGAAATTGCAAGGGCAGTTGGGGTACCTGTTGAGCCATCTGAAATTAGCAAGGAGCTAGCAAGCTTCAGAAGGGAAATAGAAGAAGCTGGCAATAGGAAAGAAAGAGCTGAAGTTCTCTTCTTGGAGCAAGTTATTGAGCTGCTTTCTCAAGCAGATGCAGCAAGAGATTatgaagaaatgaagaagcaGTATTTCCAAAGGGCACAAGTTATAGAACGATATGATGCAACGAAAGAAGACATTCCTCCACTTAAATCTTTCATTTGTCGTATAAGTGGGACAGTAATGGTTGATCCTGTAAGCCTTTGCACTGGTACTACATGTGAGAGAGCTGCTATTGAAGCTCAGTTTGATTGTGGGCAGAAAACTGATCCAGAAACTGGAGATGTTCTTGAAGTTACTTCTTTGAGGTCTAACCTTCCACTCAGACAATCAATAGAGGAGTGGAGAGAACTGAATTATTGCCTTAAAATCAGAGCTTGTGAGGCAAAGTTGTCATCAGGTGTCGATTCGTCTGTATTGGAGGCCCTGAACCAAATGCAGGATCTTATCAGAGAAAACACTATAAACAAGGACTGGATTTCCATAGGAGGGCTTACTGATAGTATAATCTCTATCCTTGGAAGCTCACACAACAGAGAAGTCAAGAAGAagattttaatcattttaaaagaTCTGGTGGAAGGGCATGCAAGAAATAAG gaAAAAGTGACTGAGCATCAGGGGTTGGATCACATTGTTCCCTGTTTAGGACGTGACCGAAGCATCTCAATGGCTGCAGTTGAACTGCTATATGAGTTATTGCAAGATAGATCCAATTGGAATGTGTCTGTTTGCCACCAACTCTCTCAGAAATGCAGCggaattctttttcttgttactcttcTAAAGGGTCCAGTCAGGGAGTCAGCAGAATATGCCgaaaaaatactaaataagCTTTTTGATGTTGATGAGGAGAACATATCTCGAGCTGCCCGGTCAGGGTGGTATAAACCACTCATTGATCGCATTGTTCAAG GGCCAGAGTCATCAAGGATGTCAATGATGAAAGCATTAGTTACTATGGAATTGGTTGATTCGAATTTAAAACTCCTTGGTGAGGAAGGCATTATGCCTTCTTTGCTTTCAATGGTGGATTCTGGCAATCTTGAATCAAAAGAGTTGTCCTTATCTGTTTTGGTTAAACTATCTGGTTGCCGTGCTAATAAAGAGCTTATTGCTGCTGCTGGTGGAGTTCCTCTTGTTCTGAAGCTAATGTTCTCTCCCCATGTACGTGCAATTCTTATATTCAGATGCTCTGAAATTGTTGAGAAACTTTCTTCTGAAGGTGATGGAGTTAAATTCTTTGTTGATGAAAAAGGGGTTCCACTTGAAATGGAGCCCATCATCATTGATTTGTTGGCTTTGCAGCAGAATGTTAATTCATCCAACAATTACCGAAGGCCTGCTTTACGTGCACTTTTAGGAATTTGCAAGTCTGAAGCTGGGCTGGTTAAGACAGCTGTTCTCACTGCCAATGGTGTATCTCTGGTCCTTCCTCTTCTTGATGATCCTGACTCAGTAGTTAGAGAAATTTCTATAAATCTTCTTTTCCTATTTTCTCAGCATGAGCTACAAGGAGTAGTGGAATACCTTCTTAAACCCAAAAGGTTGGAGGCTCTAGTGGGGTTTCTTGAAAATGGCAACAATAGTGATGTCCAGATGGCTGCCGCTGGTCTATTAGCCAACCTCCCAAAATCTGAAGTACCACTAACTATGAAATTAATCGAGTTGGATGGACTTCATGCAATCATAAATCTTTTGAAATCAGGGACAATGGAAGCAAAAGAACATGCTTTAAGTGCTCTCTTCCGGTTTACAGATCCCAATAATGTTGAGTCACAGCGGATTGTGGTTCAACAAGGAGCTTACCCTTTGCTTGTAAGTTTCCTCAGAGTTGGTACGGTAACAGCAAAGGCAAGAGCAGCAGCTCTTATTGGTAATCTATCCATGAGCAGTCCTAAGCTCACTATTGTGTCCAAAAAAACTGGTTGCTGGTGTTTTAGAACATCACGTGTTCCTTTATGCCCAGCACATGGTGGTATATGCAATGTAGAAGATTCCTTTTGTCTGTTGGAGGCAAAAGCGCTGCCTTACTTAGTAAAACTCTTACATGAAGAAGTTGAAGCAACtgcttatgaagcaattcAGACGGTTTCCACATTGGTTCAGGATAGCTGTCTGCAAAAAGGAGTCAATGTCTTGCATGAGGCTGAAGCCATAAAGCCTGTGTTAGAGATTTTGAGTTGGGGAACAGATTCTCTGAAGGAAGAGGCACTGGGGCTCCTTGAGAAGGTTTTTGTGTCAAGGGAAATGGTGGAAAACTATGGATCGAAAGCTAGATACCTTCTGGTTGGTCTAACTGGCAGGAATGTTAACGATGATGGTCGTCCAGGGAGAAAGGTTGCAAAAGTTTTGTCACTTCTCGAACGTTATTCAAAATCATCAACATCTATTATTCCAGGATTATTTTGA
- the LOC18603104 gene encoding CBL-interacting serine/threonine-protein kinase 7 — MPSGAPQPPPAPAPSPPPPQQAPLLTLIRTKTPTTILLGKYQLGRLLGRGSFAKVHEATSLEDSNNVVAIKIIDKTKTVDAAMEPRIIREVAAMCRLQQHPNILKIHEVMASKTKIYLVMELASGGELFAKVLRRGRLAEPAVRRYFSQLISALHFCHQNGVAHRDVKPQNLLLDQNGNLKVSDFGLSALPEQLNNGLLHTACGTPAYTAPEVVRRKGYDGPKADAWSCGVILFVLLAGYLPFDDSNLVAMYKKIHRREFQFPSWISKQAKAIIWQLLDPNPHARMGIEKLMETSWFKKTLTAFTSSNNQQESLLHDRKLKHDMVSNGVNAFDIISLSSGLDLSGLFEGGNNKRKEKRYTTSIESLDGVVERVREVGERLGYRVERGKRGVVGLGKGRVVLVVEMVEIAESFVLVEAKVMEGWPEFEEGQWLDLEAGLGDIFVSWGNDVVG; from the coding sequence ATGCCATCAGGGGCTCCACAGCCGCCGCCAGCACCAGCACCGTCTCCGCCACCACCACAACAAGCACCACTATTAACACTCATCCGTACTAAAACACCCACCACCATACTCTTAGGTAAGTACCAGTTGGGTCGCTTGTTGGGCCGTGGAAGCTTTGCAAAAGTTCACGAGGCAACATCACTAGAGGACAGCAACAACGTTGTGGCGATTAAGATTATAGACAAGACGAAGACAGTTGACGCTGCCATGGAACCAAGAATAATCCGGGAAGTTGCAGCTATGTGCCGTCTCCAACAGCACCCCAACATTCTTAAAATCCACGAAGTCATGGCGTCAAAGACCAAGATCTACCTCGTCATGGAGCTAGCCTCCGGAGGTGAACTTTTCGCCAAAGTGTTACGCCGTGGCCGCTTAGCTGAACCAGCCGTACGTAGGTACTTTTCCCAACTCATTTCCGCCCTCCATTTCTGCCACCAAAACGGTGTCGCCCACCGTGATGTAAAGCCACAAAACCTTTTACTAGACCAAAATGGTAACCTCAAAGTTTCAGACTTTGGTCTCTCAGCTCTCCCTGAACAGCTAAACAACGGGCTTCTACATACAGCTTGTGGAACACCGGCGTATACAGCTCCGGAGGTGGTTCGGAGGAAAGGATACGATGGTCCCAAGGCGGATGCTTGGTCTTGTGGGgtcattttatttgttttgctGGCGGGTTATTTACCCTTCGATGATAGTAACTTGGTGGCTATGTATAAAAAGATTCATCGCAGGGAGTTTCAGTTCCCATCCTGGATATCAAAGCAAGCAAAAGCTATAATATGGCAGCTTTTAGACCCGAATCCTCACGCGAGAATGGGCATAGAAAAGTTAATGGAAACTTCATGGTTTAAGAAAACTTTAACGGCATTTACGTCATCGAACAACCAACAAGAAAGTTTGTTACATGACCGGAAGTTAAAACATGACATGGTTTCTAATGGAGTTAATGCTTTTGATATAATATCTCTGTCTTCAGGGTTGGATTTGTCAGGGCTTTTTGAAGGAGGAAATAATAAGAGGAAGGAAAAGAGGTATACAACTTCGATTGAGTCACTGGATGGGGTGGTGGAGAGGGTTAGGGAGGTAGGGGAGAGATTGGGGTATAGGGTAGAGAGAGGGAAAAGAGGGGTTGTGGGGTTGGGGAAAGGAAGGGTGGTGTTGGTGGTGGAGATGGTGGAGATTGCAGAGTCGTTTGTTCTGGTGGAGGCGAAGGTGATGGAAGGGTGGCCGGAGTTTGAGGAAGGGCAGTGGTTAGATTTGGAAGCCGGGCTTGGAgacatttttgtttcttgggGCAATGATGTTGTAGGTTGA
- the LOC18603105 gene encoding pentatricopeptide repeat-containing protein At3g23020: MFAKLQLDTSCFNILCSTKTSAPNISGVSVSVSPLEKLEPINRNKQHRLLETPNGGGTKKFHGVRKQTLDNQPEPSDQTLEKNPGRERREKKRQSFKFVNKGGKFGGFNGKNLVEKMQAKCSTKWVSYGGCIPAILGALDNVKDLDEALKPWAEKLSNKERSIILKEQSSWERALEIFEWFKRKQCYELNVIHYNIMFRILGKAHKWGYVERLWNEMTFRGIKPINSTYGTLIDVYSKGGKKQQALCWLGKMNKQGMEPDEVTMGIVVQLYKKAGEFQNAEEFFKKWSWNGSLKHDGSETFSAVGSDLHLSSYTYNTLIDTYGKAGQLQEASETFEMMLREGIVPTTVTFNTMIHICGNHGKLEEVASLMKKMEEVQCLPDTRTYNILISLHAKHDDIKMAAGYFAKMKEVCLEPDLVSYRTLLYAYSIRQMVSEAEDLINEMDEQLLEIDEYTQSALTRMYIEAGMLEKSWLWFRRFHLAGNMSSEGYSANIDAFGERGHVFEAEKVFVCCQERETLTVLEFNVMIKAYGIGKSFEKACWLFDSMQGHGVVPDKCSYNSLIQILASADLPHVAKCYLKKMQEAGFISDCIPYCAVISSFVKLGELEMAEGLYGEMIQYKVEPDVVVYGVLINAFADLGSVKEATSYVNAMKSAGLPGNAVTYNSLIKLYTKVGYLKEAQEVYELLQLSGFHPDVYSSNCMIDLYSKRSMVSQAEAIFKNLKQKGDANEFSYAMMLCMYKRNGRFEEATHIAKQMRDLGLLTDLLSYNNVLGLYAMDGRFREAVRTFKEMMSACIQPDDSTFKSLGFVLTKCGVPKRAVNRLQVTRKKDAQSGLQAWISTLSSVVGSDEDDADNYADNYA, translated from the coding sequence ATGTTTGCAAAACTCCAGCTAGACACCAGTTGCTTCAACATTTTGTGCTCCACAAAAACTTCAGCACCCAACATTTCAGGAGTTTCAGTTTCAGTTTCTCCACTAGAAAAACTCGAACCCATCAACAGAAACAAGCAACATAGACTTCTCGAGACTCCCAATGGAGGAGGAACCAAGAAATTCCATGGAGTTCGAAAACAAACTCTTGATAATCAACCTGAGCCAAGTGATCAGACTTTGGAGAAAAACCCAGGTagagaaaggagagaaaaaaagaggcAGAGTTTCAAATTTGTAAATAAAGGAGGTAAATTTGGTGGATTTAATGGGAAAAATTTGGTGGAGAAAATGCAGGCCAAGTGTTCGACGAAATGGGTTTCCTATGGAGGTTGTATTCCAGCGATTTTGGGAGCTTTGGATAACGTTAAGGATTTGGATGAGGCATTGAAGCCGTGGGCTGAAAAGTTAAGTAACAAAGAAAGGAGTATAATTTTAAAGGAGCAATCAAGTTGGGAACGGGCTTTAGAGATTTTTGAGTGGTTTAAGAGAAAACAGTGTTACGAGTTGAATGTAATTCATTACAATATTATGTTTAGAATTCTTGGGAAAGCTCATAAATGGGGTTATGTTGAGAGGTTATGGAACGAGATGACTTTTAGAGGGATCAAACCGATTAATTCTACTTATGGTACTTTGATTGATGTTTATAGTAAAGGTGGGAAGAAGCAACAGGCTCTTTGTTGGCTTGGAAAGATGAATAAGCAAGGGATGGAGCCTGATGAGGTGACTATGGGAATCGTTGTGCAGTTGTATAAGAAAGCGGGTGAGTTTCAAAATGCTGAGGAGTTTTTCAAGAAGTGGTCATGGAATGGATCTTTGAAGCATGATGGAAGTGAAACATTCAGTGCAGTGGGAAGTGATTTACATTTAAGCTCGTATACGTATAACACTTTGATAGATACATATGGAAAGGCAGGGCAGCTTCAAGAGGCTTCTGAAACATTTgaaatgatgcttagagaagGGATTGTTCCAACTACTGTCACTTTTAATACAATGATTCACATTTGCGGTAATCATGGAAAGTTAGAAGAAGTGGCTTCACTTATGAAGAAGATGGAGGAGGTTCAGTGCCTACCTGACACTAGAACATATAATATTCTCATCTCTCTCCATGCTAAGCATGATGATATAAAGATGGCAGCAGGCTATTTTGCAAAGATGAAGGAGGTCTGCCTTGAACCAGATCTTGTGAGTTATCGCACCCTCTTGTATGCATACTCAATAAGGCAAATGGTTAGTGAAGCTGAAGACCTCATAAATGAGATGGATGAACAACTTCTTGAAATTGATGAATATACGCAATCTGCTCTGACCAGAATGTACATAGAAGCTGGGATGCTTGAGAAGTCGTGGTTATGGTTCAGGAGGTTTCACCTTGCAGGGAATATGAGTTCAGAGGGCTACTCTGCAAACATTGATGCATTTGGGGAGCGGGGACATGTTTTTGAAGCTGAAAAAGTTTTTGTCTGTTGCCAAGAAAGGGAGACGCTTACTGTCCTTGAGTTTAATGTAATGATTAAAGCTTATGGGATAGGGAAGAGTTTTGAAAAAGCATGTTGGTTATTTGATAGCATGCAGGGTCATGGTGTAGTTCCAGACAAATGCAGTTATAATTCTCTCATACAGATTTTGGCTAGTGCAGACTTACCACATGTGGCAAAATGCTACCTGAAGAAGATGCAGGAAGCAGGATTTATAAGTGATTGCATCCCTTATTGTGCTGTGATCTCAAGCTTTGTAAAATTAGGAGAACTGGAAATGGCTGAAGGACTGTATGGCGAGATGATTCAGTATAAGGTGGAGCCTGATGTTGTTGTCTATGGTGTATTGATAAATGCTTTTGCTGATCTTGGAAGTGTTAAAGAAGCTACCAGTTATGTTAATGCAATGAAAAGTGCTGGATTGCCTGGAAATGCTGTTACATACAACTCATTGATTAAGCTTTATACAAAAGTTGGTTACTTGAAAGAAGCACAGGAGGTTTATGAACTACTTCAGTTGTCAGGATTCCACCCTGATGTGTATTCTTCAAATTGTATGATTGACCTCTACAGCAAGCGCTCAATGGTTAGTCAAGCAGAAGCGATTTTCAAGAACTTAAAGCAAAAGGGAGATGCAAATGAATTTTCATATGCCATGATGCTGTGTATGTATAAAAGAAATGGGAGGTTTGAGGAAGCCACTCATATAGCAAAACAGATGAGAGACCTGGGACTTCTAACTGATTTGTTGAGTTATAATAATGTGCTTGGGCTGTATGCCATGGATGGGAGATTCAGGGAGGCAGTTAGAACttttaaggaaatgatgaGTGCTTGCATTCAACCTGATGATAGTACATTCAAATCACTTGGATTTGTTCTCACGAAATGTGGAGTTCCAAAGCGGGCTGTTAACAGGCTACAAGTAACAAGGAAGAAGGATGCTCAGAGTGGTTTGCAAGCATGGATTTCCACCCTTTCCTCAGTAGTTGGATCGGATGAAGACGATGCTGACAACTATGCTGACAACTATGCTTAG